The DNA sequence TTCCCGTCCCACCAAAAAGAAAATCTGGAtcaattttcatttatttatttttttttaaaaaagtcaatatatatagttagttagttaaaaatatttttcttttttcttttttagaagaTCATAACTCCCtataaatcataataaaaatGTATAATATATTTTCCATATCTTTACTTATTTGAATATAATTGtgtttacataaaaaaatttgCATGCACTTATTATATGTGTTTTTTTACCTATATATTGATAAAAATCCCACCCAAAACTAGGGCTGAACATTTCTAGCGGGTTCGACCCGAACCCGAGCAACCCGCCCGAACCCGAACTGGTGAACccgcaaattttttttttgaaaaaatgttcGGGCGGGTTGGGTTCAACCCGGTACCCTTCGGGCGGGTTCGCGGGTTGAGTTTTTAGCAataccgggtttcgggttgaacccgccaacccgcccgccaacccgcaatttaaatatgttatatatattttttatttttttattacaatttatataattaaaaaataaaaaatcctaaactatttttaaaatttcaactctcagattttttttatttttttataaatttattttcttaaataatataaattaaatatatttttatatataattttttattaaaaatttataaatattatattaaataatttatatttagaaatatataataatttttttaataatatatataaattttattttaatttattgttatttttattagttttgaatataaaattaatttttttaaagagttgaccgggtcaacccgccaacccggccAACCGAAACCCGCGAACCGGAAACCCGCGAACCcaccaacccgccaacccgtgccttattcgggttcgggttcggtttcatttttttgaacccgaaacccgtgaacccgaaacccgcAAACCCGAAATCCGATTAACCCGCCCGATTTTCAGCCCTACCCAAAACACTATTCCCAACGCAAAATTCTATTGCATCAACAGAAAAGAGATTAAACTCAAGATATCATTTGCTTATTAAAACTAAAGTTGAGTCAACTTTTAAATCatagataattttattttttcctaaGTGAATCCTCCAATctaaactttaatatataactttatattatttatatcatgtcttctttttttttcttcgaaaagcctatcaatatcaatatttttaattagCTCTATACGTTTATGTGAAAGTTGGCACATGAATCCCAAGGTAAAGAAAACCACATTATTTGTTGGTCCGTACAGCAAATTTGGAAACTTTTGTGTTTTTAACAACAATTATTATGTATGAGAAACAAATTATTACCACTAAATAATATGATTAATTGCATTTTGCATGTGCTATTTTTAAGTGTGAAAATAATGTGTTGCAGTTTATTCCTATCAAGGAAAAAAGAAAGTTTAGTGAATATATATCTTCTCTAAACATAAATAATggcatatattattttatagaaTAAAATAGAGTGTTGTAAAGATATAAAATATAGGATAATAGAATATAGGAGTTGCCATGTACTTGTGCGTATGGCTAATGTACTAACCTTattaagtcttttttttttttttttcgtttttggaCTTAATTTTATGCCAGCAATTACAGTACTAAATTTTAAACCCACCATATCTATAGTCTTGAAGATTCATTTTTTTAACacataaagaaagaaaaaaaaaaccttaaattaaaaaaggaaaaaatgattTTAATGCCCTAAAATTTATGGAAGAACTACAAGCACATATTTTCAAGTTAATTCATCAAGGATTTTAATGTGACCTTTATCTTAACGATGGAACTATGAGAGATAATTTAAAGTAAACAATATTGAAAACAatttaaagctttgagtttaatCAAATAGAATTAGGCTTTGCATGCATAAggattttaattcatttattttcacAAAACAACTAACTAACTATTTCTATCTCCAACATATATTACAGAGCCAAACTTTAGTGAATGAGGATTAATTAGTCCAGTCCCtcccatataatataataataataagttaataTAACTAAAAAAGCTGAAGAaatgaaattaaagaaaaagagaaaaaaagaaggGAGATCTTAACAGAAGGCGCGTGAGATTATGGTTTCCTGGACGCGCACAGGATGTTGGGTGTGCACTGCATGCATAATCTGGTGTGCGTCGTTAGACCTCACTGCTTTGCAAAAATAAAAACCagaaaagaataatattttttatatgtaatgATGACAAACCCAAAacccacacacacacacacaccaaAACCAACTAACCAACCCAAAacgactctctctctctctctctctctctctctctctctctctctctctctatatatatatatatatatatatttccttCTACTTCATTTTGGTATCagcaatatatatagtgtactaCTGTTCCATTACTCTCTCCACCTTCAAATGGCAGAGTTTGAAAACGAGGAAGTAGAAGAAGGTTACTTCTACCAGATTTCACACGAAAATCTCCCTCCACAGTCGCCGGATAAGCTCTATTCAGTTCTAATTGTAATGGTATGCATCATCTTcgattttcttcttcttctctctctctcttttttttttttcgggtGTTTGGTGATGGTATTTATTATTCAGGTATTTAAGAAGAATGAGCGCAATGTTTCGTTACGATTCCCTAGCATTTATTCTCTTAGTGAGTACTTCGGCGATGAGAGCTATCGGAACACGGACAACAGAAAGGTGCCTGTGCTAGATGAACGGCACGATATGAGTTTGGAGATTGCTGCCTCTGTACTTCGCCGGAGAATATTGCCTGATGAGTTTGAGCTTCGGAGGAAGTTTTCCAGTTTCTGGGCTCCAGTTGAGAGGAGCTTTAGACAAGGCAATGGCGCTGATCGTGGCAGCGGTGACGTTGCCGGTGGAAGTAGTAATAATAAGGTGGTTTGTTCGAAGAGCTCCTGTTTGTCTCTGCTCAAGTGTACAGGTCTGGTTCAGTGGGGGAGTCGCCGGCAAGTACGGTACATTGGAAGGGGAAAACCGGTGGAGAAAGAGAAAAAAGTAATTGTAGAGGAAGCTCGGGATGGTGAAGAAGATGAGGGGAAGGAGGAAGAGGAAGACGAAGACTACAAAGACGTGAAGGCAGTGAATCTATGTAATCAGCTTGCTAAAACTCGGTCTGCAACTAAGAGGAAGATCAGTACTGGTGAGGAGTTCAAAAGAAGTAGGGAAATCGAGAAAAAACCAAAATgtcttaagaaaaaaaatcaaacggTACTTCACAGTCGGAATAAGACAAAGACCTTGAAAAACTCCATTGATAGATGGTCTGAAGCGAGGTACGTATGCaaacaaaatctatatatatatatatatatatatcgatcgtttcttttttgtttagttGATCGTTTCATTGTTTCTAATTCTATTGAAGTGATGATATATATGCAGGTACAAGTTGGCTGAACAGAACATGTTGAAAATAATGAAAGCCAAAGGAGCTGTGATTGGTAACCCAATACTGAGGCCTGATTTAAGAGCTGAGGCACGGAAGCTGATTGGGGATACTGGTTTGCTAGACCATTTGCTTAAGCACATGGCAGGAAAATTGGCTCCCGGAGGAAATGAGCGATTCCGCCGGCGTCATAACTCCGATGGGGCCATGGAGTATTGGCTTGAGAGTGCTGAGTTAGCTGACATAAGGAAGAAGGCTGGTGTGACAGATTCATATTGGACACCTCCTTCTGGGTGGAAGCTCGGAGATAATCCCACCCAAGATCCTGTATGTGCAAGAGAGATCAAGGCAATCAAGGAAGAGATTGTCAACAtgaaaatgtaaattttaatttggtttttttttttttttgttatttttatagctTTGGTTGTTCCATTTGTCTTTTGGGAATTTTATATTTTGGTATGGATTTACAGGGATATGAAGGAAGTCATTTCTAGCAGGGATAGGCAGGAATCCATGTCTAGGGATATGAAAGAGCTATGGAAAGTAATAGACAAGATGAAGAAGTAAGTTTTGTCAGACTAATTTTGAAATATAGCATTCTATTTAGATGGTTATGTTTGATATTTCTGGTATTAGGGTAACTGAGCAAGGATTGAAGAATTCAGAGGACAGTGATTTGACTACTGTGACCAACTTGGTTGGTCATGTAGATTATTTTCTAATACCAAAGgtaagaaaaacataaaaaagaTTTGAATCTGATGAGagagattgtttaattttgtgaTAGCCATGTTTAAAAAGTATTTCTTTAACCAGTATCGCATGTCTTTTTCAATGGCAGGAAACTTTTATGGATTTGGTGagcaaaaatacaaatattGAGAAAGAGCTGATTGAAATTTGGGGAAGTTTGAGCAACATAGAGgtacaaaatattaattgtatatttagctcaaaaaagaaagaaaaaaagaacatTATTATTGTCTCTTATGATTAAATTATCTTCACTTATAATATAAGAATGAAACCAAATAGTAAATGCATGTGATTAAATTAAAATCATCCGTACTTAtgtaagtataattatttggaTTCTTTTGAGAGACTACTTGTATGTTTTGCTACCTATATGCAAACTTTAATTGCAGGGGTGTAGTTATTAAATGATTCTGTgagatatatatttctttacttATTACTTGATTGGTAGCTCTACTCTAGCTAATATAACATTTATAACTTACTTTGCAGGAACAACTAATGATGACAAAAAATGGAGTACGTGTGTCGTCAGAATCTGAAATATGGGACGCCAATAAAGAGAAATTAGGAGAAAGAAGGGTATCAGATCAAGGAAGGGATAATGAACAGGCAGCAATGGCAGGAGAGACCAAGGCAGCAAAGATAGCGAGATTGAAGAGTGGTTTCAGGATTTGCAAGCCACAAGGTACCTTCTTTTGGCCAAACACCACTACTACATCATCAGGTCCTTTTGTGGTCCAAACCCCATCATCAGCTTCTTCATCCACATTCTCCCCAGTACCCCACCTCCTCCTGGTACCTCTTTCTCCATCTGGGCCCCAATCAACTCCACCTGTGAAGCCTGTGCCTGTAAGAGGTGCCCCTTTAAGCTTCATATCCGAAGGCCTTCCTCTTTATTCTCCTGATCTTAAGGCTCCCAGTTCTTCGTCTGTCATTAACCTAAACGAGGTACCTGTGGAAGAGAACATTATTACCTGTGGAAGAGAACAATAGTAatgttttttgaaaagatttatatatagaaaactCAAATATTATAGAATGAAAAAGATTACAgggaaaatattattataggactaatgaaataaataaacacattattagttattattatgGGATTTACCATAGTTATGGGATTTACATATTGTCTACTTTATGTAATTCTCATTATTATGGGGTTCTTTTTGAGTTGGGAAATGGGAATAGTTCACAGAAATCTATATTTCATCATATGTACATTTATGAATTTGATCAAATTCATAATCATTCATATGTTTATCTTAATTTTGCTTGGTTTTATATATCCTATATTTAGTAGGGTATATCCTACAAATATAGTCCTTTAAAGAAAACTTTCACTATAGTGGTGACGGGTACATATGTACATAATAACCACGCTTTTCTGAAATGATCACAAGTCTTGTCTCCTGAGAATGCTAAACCCATCAGAAATGCTTCACACTGTAAAGAAAGATATTTTAACCCAGTTATTTTAAAGAAAGAAACCACCATAAATGCTTCAGTACTGTAAAGAAAGATTTTAACTCAGTCATTGTAGAATATTTAAGAGTTATATGCCTCAATTGAATTGTTGTAATTATAgctaaaaagaaaaatgacaATGCCTAAAGATAAGAGCAAACCGCAAATAATATTTGCAAGAGTGTcagtctaataataataataatcttccAAAGAGTAAAGCACAGCGTGTACTGATAAGTATATGTGAAAGTTTCATTTCCTTATTTTGATCATATAGACTTGAATTGCAGAGTTTGTTCAACTGACCATTTTAGACTAGAATCTCGAAAAGAGTAACTAGATATAGAAGACCTACACAAAAATGTTTTCGCCCTATACTCTCTTGAATGTTTAATTAATGACCTATATCACCATTAATGTTTCCCATGTATGAAAAATGTTTTTAGGCTTTTATTATTAATCAGTTTGGGCAATTATAGGAGAAATGTTAATGGGTGTGAAGCGTTATAAGACACACATAGGATGTTATTATCGGtgcattttaatatttaatttaataaataatataaaaaattactaactaaTTATGGAATATTACATTGGTATGCTATTAACTATTAACCACCTAAAGATACCAAATAATAATACTTTTAGTTTTAATGTGCATATAAAAAACATTTtaactatattttaattattagacCATCTCCACAATAAGTAAAAAGAGAGTTATTATTGATGTTATAATTTTAgtgagaaacaaaacaaaacaaaatataatcaatgtattataataattagtgactacaataagtttttttttcttataatttttatactttaaagtcatttttttttaatttttacgaaAATCTACATAACAActcatatataaattaaataaacaacCTAATTTACAATCAAAATCCACATAACAATCTAAATAAAAATTACCGAagcgaaaaaaaatttaaaaagaatataTGGGATAATTtcctataataaaaattattgtgaGCTAAATTTAATACTCCATTGGATATGTTTCTTAGTGCTATGAGTTAgagacttaattttttattattttttaaattagaaacaatttttttttttgatttagtaCAAGAATTTTTATTAATCACATCTCAAAATATAATCATGGTGTTATGAGCACCTTAACacaattactattattattaattattatgtttttttgtgAATCAAATAGTTTAAGATGGAGAAGGGACACTTAAGGTCTTATgcactacaaaaaataacatagtgTTATTAGTACAATTCACTATCATGTCCcatatattttgattaaaaaatgtataaaaatatgatttatttatgtgtataaaacaaaaagtttaGCAGGAAGCTGGTTGCTCTACCTGGTTACAGTTTTCATCAAGAATAtagcaataaataataataatctagtACATagataactaaaatagaaatatttatttttattaattcattttatttgttTGAAGAGATAAcaagaataataaaaatttaacacatTTTTTCATGTGTTTCAATATAGCAGCAGCCTTGCatgtttcaaaacagaattacAACAATGCACAatctaataataaataaagtatTTCACTTCATTCTGACTAGAAAAGAGTGTCTATTTTAACTcggtaataatattaattgtaaataaataaggGGTCTCTTGTTTTtcaaaataatgaaatattacatcCTAGCATATGCATATGATGAGCCATTAACACTTATTTCTTTGAGATCTATACAGCGGGATAGTGCATCTGTGAGGCTCACCAAATCATTTCTTGTGTGAGCTGCACTCAAAGTCACTCTTAGCCTGTCAAAATAGTTATCAAATTAAGCATATAAATGAAAATGATAAACAAGTATAAAACTCAACCATCTTCTATGTAATTTCGGTTGAGTTGCTTACTACTACTGCAAACAATGAAACAAGATGAAGAGCTTTTAATATCAGAAAAGATACTACGATTTTCACAAACCTGCATGAGTTGGGTGGAACCGTTGGGGGTCTGATCGCGGTCACGTGGAAACCAGATCTCAACAAATGCCTGTTTAATAACAACAACACGGTTAGAAACATGTAGCATTAACTTCATTGCGATAAAGTTCACATTGGTGCTGAGAATAAAAAACAGAGAGGGTGTGACGAACTGGCTAGCTTCGAGAGCCTTCTCTTCACTTCCAATGATAAGAGATATTATATGGCTCATGATGGGAATTCCAGTTAAATTGCGAAAATCTTGAACTCGTTCCCAAATTGCCTTTCTTCTCCACGTCTCTTTCCTTGCCACAATAACACCAGCTGCCATGTCACATATTATATGGCTTCGATTAAGATTTTAATGACCATTTTGTAAGTTATCATGTTgaacaaaaaaataatgattACCATGGGATGCAGCCACAATTGGCACGGGAGAAGCAGTTGAAAATATGAAAGAGCGACCTCTTGATTGTATTAGTTGCTTCCATTTCTTACTGTTTACATATGAACAATagacaaatttaaaattttacaatgttTCTATGCTAGTTATGGTTTATAAGTATTGTATTTCAAACTGTTAAAACTTTAGGTATGCACAAACGCACTGTTCCAAAATAGGTGCTAGGCGAATTATCGTAATTGTAACATTATTACTGAAAAACTCTAGAAAAGGAATATAAGGGAGAAGAATATATAGTCATTGCCTGCAAGCTATAAATCCTCCATGACAACCAACAGCTTTGCTCAGAGTGCCAACGCAGATATCAATATCTTTCTCGCAGTTGAACTCTTCAGCCACTCCGCCTCCATTTTGCCCACAAACAAATGTTCCATGAGCCTGAAACAAAAAGTTATTAGAAGCACATTTgagaaaatgtaaaaataatctGCAGTCATTGCTGCATTACACTTTACACCCCACTTATTAATTTACTTCAACCAAGACTAAGGTCATCAGCATATGCCATTTCTTTTCACCTTGTACAGAGTCATCTAAAAGAATAAATGATTGGTTGTTAAGCCTACgtagttaacaaattttatttatgaaataactATATGGTCATAGAAACCTAATGACTCTACCCCAAAGTCTATCATGCTTTGACTGAACAGTAAGAAACTACAAAGTTTGTGAAACAAATTTGAAATAGTTCCTAGATGAGCAGCATTAATTGATTTTTACCTACAGTCTTACTTACATCATCGATTACTAACAAAAATCTGTGTTTCTTCCGCAACTTCACAAGTTCAGTCATTGGTGCAAAGTCTCCATCCATACTAAACAAGCTGTAATAACACAACCAAATGAAGCTTTTGTACAGATACAATATGCAGGGATGATTTGcgtgtacaaaaaaaaaaaaatggttgtcTGTTTCCTAAAACTCGTAAGTAACAATCTTTCAGTATATCTTAAATAATAGCCATTTGAAAATTTAGCTTTTAAacaacctaaccatatcaagaaaATAGTGGTGAACCTTCATGCTTCACGAAAACCCATCTGATAAGGCATTAACAAAGTGTCAtcgaaataaatgataataCCAATGATTTACCTATCGGTCACTACAACTTTCTTCTTCAGTGTGCAACTTGATCTGTCAAGAGGATTAAATTTTGACGTAAGAATACATGTATGTATACATACGATACATAAATATACAGGGATAAATTCAATTCACACGTATATTTACACCGTGATAAACACTTTTAGACCAAATTGATAAAACTGttgaaattatatatacacaaatggaatattttcatttttcaattttaaaccAGTGTTTATCACGGTATAAAAGTGTGCAAAAACTTATATGTTAATTGAACCTACCCCAAATATAcgtataaatatatacacatatgtGTGTATGAATAAACTCAAAAGAAGACACGCAAGAATGTTTTAGAAATTTGCATGACATACAACAGTGTATTAAGGTGAGTCATGTTGCAGTGTCTATAGATGAAAACCTCTACACTAGACTGTCGCTGGGCAAGACGAATACCATCAATTATTGAAGCATGGTTGAATGCATCAGAAAAAATGGCAACCCTTTCATGCTGCAAAGGCTTTGAGCCAGAGGCCAGTAGAGAGCTAACATTGCCCAGAGTAACCATCACAGCCATATTAGCAGCAAACCCTGTAGGACAAAGAAGGCAATCCTACCCCCATTATGTTCAAACAAGACCATCAGTTTTCATTTGAAATACCAAATTGAGGACATGTCAAATAT is a window from the Cannabis sativa cultivar Pink pepper isolate KNU-18-1 chromosome 1, ASM2916894v1, whole genome shotgun sequence genome containing:
- the LOC133030175 gene encoding protein DYAD; amino-acid sequence: MAEFENEEVEEGYFYQISHENLPPQSPDKLYSVLIVMVFKKNERNVSLRFPSIYSLSEYFGDESYRNTDNRKVPVLDERHDMSLEIAASVLRRRILPDEFELRRKFSSFWAPVERSFRQGNGADRGSGDVAGGSSNNKVVCSKSSCLSLLKCTGLVQWGSRRQVRYIGRGKPVEKEKKVIVEEARDGEEDEGKEEEEDEDYKDVKAVNLCNQLAKTRSATKRKISTGEEFKRSREIEKKPKCLKKKNQTVLHSRNKTKTLKNSIDRWSEARYKLAEQNMLKIMKAKGAVIGNPILRPDLRAEARKLIGDTGLLDHLLKHMAGKLAPGGNERFRRRHNSDGAMEYWLESAELADIRKKAGVTDSYWTPPSGWKLGDNPTQDPVCAREIKAIKEEIVNMKMDMKEVISSRDRQESMSRDMKELWKVIDKMKKVTEQGLKNSEDSDLTTVTNLVGHVDYFLIPKETFMDLVSKNTNIEKELIEIWGSLSNIEEQLMMTKNGVRVSSESEIWDANKEKLGERRVSDQGRDNEQAAMAGETKAAKIARLKSGFRICKPQGTFFWPNTTTTSSGPFVVQTPSSASSSTFSPVPHLLLVPLSPSGPQSTPPVKPVPVRGAPLSFISEGLPLYSPDLKAPSSSSVINLNEVPVEENIITCGREQ
- the LOC115703659 gene encoding 8-amino-7-oxononanoate synthase isoform X2; translated protein: MSLWDYWIEEALSKLHSLQLLRSLRPIYLRNEPQHPTNTTSSKSSFEDEFQVFDEMHPWDRSSVEIQISDATFQNWVHHISSSGDEADSSGHVLADSETGECPRLFKKLLLFSGNDYLGLSSHPTIGKAAAKAALKHGMGPRGSALICGYTNYHRLLESCLADLKKKEDCLLCPTGFAANMAVMVTLGNVSSLLASGSKPLQHERVAIFSDAFNHASIIDGIRLAQRQSSVEVFIYRHCNMTHLNTLLSSCTLKKKVVVTDSLFSMDGDFAPMTELVKLRKKHRFLLVIDDAHGTFVCGQNGGGVAEEFNCEKDIDICVGTLSKAVGCHGGFIACSKKWKQLIQSRGRSFIFSTASPVPIVAASHAGVIVARKETWRRKAIWERVQDFRNLTGIPIMSHIISLIIGSEEKALEASQHLLRSGFHVTAIRPPTVPPNSCRLRVTLSAAHTRNDLVSLTDALSRCIDLKEISVNGSSYAYARM
- the LOC115703659 gene encoding 8-amino-7-oxononanoate synthase isoform X1, with the protein product MSLWDYWIEEALSKLHSLQLLRSLRPIYLRNEPQHPTNTTSSKSSFEDEFQVFDEMHPWDRSSVEIQISDATFQNWVHHISSSGDEADSSGHVLADSETGECPRLFKKLLLFSGNDYLGLSSHPTIGKAAAKAALKHGMGPRGSALICGYTNYHRLLESCLADLKKKEDCLLCPTGFAANMAVMVTLGNVSSLLASGSKPLQHERVAIFSDAFNHASIIDGIRLAQRQSSVEVFIYRHCNMTHLNTLLSSCTLKKKVVVTDSLFSMDGDFAPMTELVKLRKKHRFLLVIDDAHGTFVCGQNGGGVAEEFNCEKDIDICVGTLSKAVGCHGGFIACSKKWKQLIQSRGRSFIFSTASPVPIVAASHAGVIVARKETWRRKAIWERVQDFRNLTGIPIMSHIISLIIGSEEKALEASQFVTPSLFFILSTNVNFIAMKLMLHVSNRVVVIKQAFVEIWFPRDRDQTPNGSTQLMQAKSDFECSSHKK